The window TTAAACAACCTGTTTTACCCCGTACAATTGTCTGAAAGTAAGACAAACAGGCCGTGCCAATAAGAAAAAAAACCACAAAACCGGGGCCGGGTGGTTCCATTCATCATTCGTACCCTTTATTATCGCTGAACACTTCGCTTTGGCAACAGGGGCGTTACAGATTTCATGTCTCAATCTGTCTCAATATTTATAGGTCTGCGTTATATGCGCGGACGGGCTGTCGATAAATTCGGCCGTTTTGTATCCAGTCTATCAGCGATTGGTATCACGTTAGGGGTCGCTGCACTGATCACCGTGACCTCTGTCATGAATGGGTTCGAACGTTCGTTACAAGATAGCATACTCTCTTACATGCCGCAGGCCGTTTTAACATCGGCTTCAGGGCATATCGATCCTAAAAAATACCCAATAGCGGATTTACAGCATCTACAAGGGGTTAAACATATTACGCCCATTGTTCAGTCGGATGTGGTTTTACAAAGCCGTTCGAATGTTGGGGTAGGCATGATGGTGGGTGTCACGTCAGAGGAAAGGTCACCCTTGTTAGATAATGTAATTGATGGGCAGCGCTCAGAATTGGTCACGGGGCAGTACCGCGTGTTTTTAGGCCAAAAGTTAGCTGAAAATTTAGGTCTAAAACGGGGTGATGAAGTTCGTTTAATTATACCGGGTGTGAGTCAATTGACGCCAATGGGACGTATTCCCAGCCAGCGTCTATTTATGGTGGCTGGGATATTTCAAACCAATGGGGAAGCGGATGCGAGCGAACTGATTGTGGCACAAGATGATGCGGCAAGAATGATGCGTTACCCGTCAGGGCATATTACTGGCTGGCGATTATTTCTCGATGAACCATTAAAAGTCGACACATTGAGTCAGCAAAGTTTACCCGAAGGATTGGTATGGACTGACTGGCGAGAACGTAAAGGTGAGTTTTTCCAAGCCGTTAGAATGGAAAAAAACATGATGGGCTTGTTACTAAGCCTGATTATTGCAGTTGCGGCCTTTAATATTATTACATCACTGTCATTACTGGTGATGGAAAAACAAGCGGAAGTCGCCATTTTAAAAACCTTAGGTCTGAAGCGTGGTCGTATTTTGGCCATTTTTATGATCCAAGGGGCAGGTGCAGGAATTGTGGGAACCCTGATAGGCACACTACTGGGTATGCTAC of the Providencia stuartii genome contains:
- the lolC gene encoding lipoprotein-releasing ABC transporter permease subunit LolC, translating into MSQSVSIFIGLRYMRGRAVDKFGRFVSSLSAIGITLGVAALITVTSVMNGFERSLQDSILSYMPQAVLTSASGHIDPKKYPIADLQHLQGVKHITPIVQSDVVLQSRSNVGVGMMVGVTSEERSPLLDNVIDGQRSELVTGQYRVFLGQKLAENLGLKRGDEVRLIIPGVSQLTPMGRIPSQRLFMVAGIFQTNGEADASELIVAQDDAARMMRYPSGHITGWRLFLDEPLKVDTLSQQSLPEGLVWTDWRERKGEFFQAVRMEKNMMGLLLSLIIAVAAFNIITSLSLLVMEKQAEVAILKTLGLKRGRILAIFMIQGAGAGIVGTLIGTLLGMLLSSQLNILMPLFGMLPKGVQLPIVLDFSGILIIAISAMLISLLATLYPSWRAAAVQPAEALRYE